The following are from one region of the Silene latifolia isolate original U9 population chromosome 9, ASM4854445v1, whole genome shotgun sequence genome:
- the LOC141601992 gene encoding uncharacterized protein LOC141601992: MEKELLAVVYSLDKFKAYLLGSKVIVHTDHATLKYLFAKQEAKLRLIHWILLLQEFDLEIRDNSGAEFGGIIPPDLFCQQKKRFLYDVKRYYWDGSYLFRECADGIYRRCIRESKVHAILTHYHSSSYGCHHGPSRTFAKVMQSGFFWSSILKVATSFVRSSDACQRTGNISQRHEMPQTGILEIDIFDVWGID, translated from the exons atggagaaggagcttcttgcagttgtttACTCTTTGGACAAATTTAAAGCCTATCTTCTGGGTTCTAAGGTGATAGTTCATACTGACCATGCAACATTGAAGTATTTATTTGCTAAGCAGGAAGCCAAACTTAGACTTATTCACTGGATTTTACTTCTACAAGAGTTTGACCTGGAGATTCGGGATAACTCTGGTGCAGAAT TTGGAGGTATAATACCTCCAGATTTGTTCTGTCAGCAGAAGAAGAGGTTCTTGTATGATGTGAAGCGGTATTACTGGGACGGTTCGTATTTATTCCGAGAATGTGCTGATGGtatctacagacggtgtattcgtGAAAGTAAGGTACATGCTATCCTTACTCATtatcactcttcttcttatggttgTCATCATGGTCCGTCCAGGACATTTGCAAAGGTGATGCAGTCAGGTTTCTTCTGGTCGAGTATCTTGAAAGTTGCTACTAGCTTTGTCCGTTCTAGTGATGCATGTCAAAGAACGGGTAATAtttcgcaaaggcatgagatgcctcaaactggtaTCTTGGAGATAgatatttttgatgtttggggtatTGACTAG